In the genome of Actinomycetota bacterium, the window TGAGTTGACATGGCCAGATGACGGCGTGGAACACGATGTTGTCCTTGCCGATGAAGTAGTACGACTCGGCCTCCGGGTCCTCCCACCAGGCTCGCCAGGCTTGCGGATCGTCGGTCTGGCGCGCCCACTCCTTGGCAGCGGACAGGTAGCCGATGACGGCCTCGAACCACACATAGATACGTTTGCCCTCTCCCAGATCCGAGAACTCGGGGGGGAGCGGGATTCCCCAGGTCATATCCCGCGTGATGGCTCGATCGTGGAGGCCATCCTTCGTGAATCCGATCGCCATGTTCTGGACGTGCTTGCGCCAGCCCTGTCGTGATTCCAGCCAAGCCAACAGGCGTTCCTCGAATGCGGACAGGCGCAGGAAGTAGTGCTCGGTCTCGCGCATCACCGGGGTGGTGCCGGAGAACCGGCTGCGAGGATCGATCAGATCCTCGGGGTCGAGCTGACGGCCGCAATCGTCGCACTGATCGCCGCGCGCCCCGGTGTATCCACAGAACGGGCAGGTCCCCTCGACGTACCGGTCGGGCAGAAAACGGTCGGCCTCGGCGTCGTAGAACTGCGGCGTCGATTTGGCAACGATGTACCCGTGCTCGTGGAGACGCCGGAAGACGTCCCAGGTGACTTCCCGGTGATTGTCGGTCCCTGTCGTCGTGTACAGGTCCCACGAGATGCCGAGACTCTCCCAGTTGGAGAGGAACTCCTGGTGGTACCGATCGACGATGACCGACGGTTCCACTCCCTCCTGGTCGGCGCGCACGGTGATCGGAGTCCCGTGGACGTCGCTTCCGGAGACCATCAGGACCTGGTTGCCTGCCAGACGGTGGTAGCGGGCAAAGATGTCGGCCGGGAGGTACGCGCCGGCAAGGTGACCGAGGTGCCGCGAGCCGCTTGCGTACGGCCACGCGACGGCGACGAGGATATGCCGAGAGTCACTCATGGTCGCGCAGCGTACCAGGGGCGCGCCTATGCCTACGGCACCACCGGTCGAGGGGTGTCCGTACGGTCCACCATGACAACTCCCACGAGGATCAGAACTGCAGCGAGGCCGATGACGACGGTGAGACGCTCGGACAGGAAAACCGCCCCGGTGACCAGACTGACCAGGGGGACCAGGTAGCCGATCAGTGAGGCATGTGTTGCAGTGGTTCGCTGCACGACCCAGAGAAACCCGACGAACGGCACCACGGTTCCGATCGTCGCCAGGTAGCCGAGCAACCCCCACGAGACTGCTCCGATCGCACCGATCGACGTCGTTCCGAGGATCTCGGCCACAAGCAGGGACGCGCCGGCGGCGACGACGAACTGTGGACCTGCGAGCTCGGCAACGCTGTAGCGCTGCGTGTAGGTGCGGCTCAGCACACCGCCGAGCGAAGCCAGGAAGATCCCCAGGCCGGACCAGGCGACGCCGAGCAGTGGATTACCTCCGGTGATGCCACTCTCGCCGGTTGCGATCAGCACGGCCACACCGGCGAACGCGACAACGAGACCGCCGAGCTTCTTGGCGCTGAACGGCTCGTCGGCGAGGAGGAAGTGTGCCCAGACCGCCGTCGCGATCGGCACGAGCGTGACGAGCAGGCCCCCGAGGCCGGCTGAGATGTGCTGGAGGCTCAGGGTGAAGAAGACCGTCGGTCCCGACATGTTCACGATCCCGATGGCGAGTCCAGCGAGCCACGCTCCACGGTTGGCCGTCAGGCTTCTTCGCCACAGGAGCCATCCGGCCAGCAGGAAGGCGGACAGCAGGTAGCGGATGGAGATCAGGGTGAACGGGTCGACGCCGTGGAGCAGGACGCTGCGCGTGGCAACGCCGCCGGTACCCCACCCGAACGCCGCCAGCAGCATCGCGATCCAGATCTTCCTGTTCACCGCAGGCAGACTAGGTGAGCCGCGCGGCGACGTAGCCCTACCGCTTGCGGGTTCCCCAGCGTCGCACGATGTAGAGCCAGAACGGTCCGGGATCCCGGGTCTCGGGAACCGGGTCGGCGGAGGGGACCGGCTCGGGTCGAGGCGCCGGCTGAGGCGGGGCCGGCGGTGGCTTCGCCGCGTCCTCGAGCCGCCCTCGCAGTTCTCTCACCCGTTCTTTGAGGAACTGGGCTTCGGTTTCGGCCTTCGCGGCGCGTTCGCGAGCGTCGGCGAGCTGCTGCCCGGCCTCATGCAGGTTGCCGAGCTGGTTGAGGATCCGACGCCACTCGTCGACCGGGACGAGCATCGACCCCTCCGGCACCGGGGGTTCGGGCGGAGTCGGCGGCGAAGCCTGGGCCGGAGGCACCTGCTTGGCACGCGAATGCGGATGTCCCAGGTGGTGTGCCCGTTCGATCACGTCGTCCCTCAGGACCAGTCGCACGTCTCCGTCCATCTTCGTGGAGACCTTTCGCTTCCGGGCCCAGTTCCGGATGGTCGTCGCGGGAACGCCGGCAAGGTCGGACGCCTGCTCCAGCGTGATCCAACCACGCGGAGGTGGGGGAGGGCTGGGCCTCTGCCAGACGAATGCGGGGTCCATGTGCGTTGAGGTTAGTGCGATGGCTCGGTGGTCGTTCGCCTCGACTGCTCGCCGTGTGCCGATTCCCCTAGGATGCTCCTATGCCTTCGGAGCAGGAAGTACGCGAGCTGGTCCGCGCCGCCGTAGAAGCTCTGACCGAGCCTGCACCCTCCCCGGTGACGTCGTCGACGGAGATCGCCTCAGGTCCGGTCGCCATCGCCGTGGGCTCGGACCATGGGGGCTTTCCCTTGAAGGAGAAGATCGCCTTCTCGCTGAGGGAACGTGGCTACGACGTCCATGACTGCGGGACCGGGGGCAACGAGCCGGTGGACTACCCGGAGTTTGCCCACGCGGTTGCCCGACTCGTCGCCGACGGGACGTGTCGGTGGGGGATCATCGTCGACGGAGCAGGGATCGGATCCTGCATCGTCGCCAACAAAGTGCCCGGAATCAGGGCAGCCCTGTGCTACGACCTCTCTTCGGCCCGGAACAGCAGGGAACACAACCACGCTAATGTCCTCACTCTCGGCGCAGGCCTGATCGGAACCAACCTCGCGATGCAGATCGTGGACGAATGGCTGGCGACCGAATGGGGTCCGGGACGCCACGAACGACGAGTGGGATTGATCACCGAGATCGACCGCAGGTACCGCGCATGACGAACGAAGAGCTGATCGAGGCCATCACGAGGGAGATTCTCGCGGGCCTGCATCCGGATGAGGAGTTGTGTGATGGCGCGTGCGCATCCCACAGTCCGAACAAGGTCCGCGAAGTGGTCGCCAACGGGGCGAATCGGGTCTCCTACCACGGGTCCGGTGCCGACGTTCCCCGAGACCTTGCCAAGTACATCGATCACACGTTGCTGAAACCCGACGCCACCGCAGACGATATCGACCGTCTGTGCGCGGAAGCGGTCGAATACGGTTTCGCGGCCGTGTGCGTCAATCCGTTCTGGGTCAGGCGATGCAAGACGAACCTGCGGGGCACCGACGTGAAAGTCGCCTCCGTCGTCGGGTTTCCCCTCGGTTCCACGCCCGCGGAGATCAAGGCGTTCGAGGCGCGGCGGGTCATCCGTGACGGGGCATCGGAGATCGACATGGTGATCAATATCGGAGCGCTCCGATCCGGCGACTACGACCTCGTGCGCGACGACATCGCGAAAGTGTCGGACGCCTGTCACGAGTCGGGAGCACTCAACAAGGTGATCATCGAGGCGGCGCTGCTCACCGACGAGGAGAAGGTGATCGCATCGTCGCTGGCGAGGGAGGCCAAGGCCGACTACGTGAAGACGTCGACGGGTTTCGCATCGAGCGGGGCCACCGTGCACGATGTGCTGCTGCTGCGCGAGACCGTCGGGCCGAAGATGGGGGTGAAGGCGGCCGGTGGTATCCACACGGCCGAGGATGTGCGAGACATGGTGGCGGCCGGAGCGACGAGAATCGGCGCATCGGCAGGCGTTCAGATCGTGACCGGAGGTTGACCGAGTGAGTGATGTCGAACTGAGAACCTACGCGTTCCTGGACAGCCTGCAGCCGCAGTACGCCGCGTTTCTCGGCACGACGGCCCAGGGATTCCTTCCGCTCGCCGGCGACGCCTCCCTGTACGTCGAGATCTCTCCGGGAATCGAGATCAACCGTCTCACCGACATCGCGTTGAAGTCCACCACGGTCAAGCCGGGCATGCAGATCGTCGAGCGGTACTACGGGATGCTCGAGATTCATTCGCCGGAGCAGGCAGAGACCCGGGCCGCCGGGGCGGCGATCCTGGACGAGCTGGGCCTCACGGAGACGGATCGGATCAAGCCCCGGATTCTGTCGAGTCAGCTCATCCGGCGCATCGACGACCACCAGGCGCAGCTCATCAACAGGACCCGGCACGGCCAGATGATCATTCCTGGCCAGACGCTCTACGTGATGGAGGTCGAACCGGCGGCGTATGCGCCCCTGGCGGCCAACGAAGCGGAGAAGGCGGCCGACATCAACGTGCTCGAAGTTCGGGCGTTCGGTTCGATGGGCCGCGTGTACCTCGGTGGAGAAGAACGAGACATCGACGTCGGTTGGCGCGCCGCAGTTGCCGCCATCGAAGCCGTCGAGGGTCGCGAGAAATAGGAAACGAGAGGAGACAGTCCGATGGCTGAAGCGTTGGGGATGATCGAAGCCCGTGGCTTCGCAGCGATGGTCGAAGCGGCCGATGCGATGGTCAAGGCCGCCAAGGTCGAATTGGTGAGCTACGAGAAGACCGGTGGCGGGTATGTGACCGCAGTGGTACGTGGCGACGTCGCCGCCGTGAAGGCGGCGATCGAGGCCGGCGTCCGGAATGCAGAGAAGGTCGGCGAGGTCATTGCTACCCATGTCATCGCCCGTCCGCACACCAACGTCGACCTCGTGCTGCCGCTTGGTCGTACCGAGGAGGCGCAAGCCGAGACCTCCTGAGAGGAGACGACATGTTTCTGGCGCGAGTCGCCGGGACGCTCGTCGCGACCAGGAAGGAGCCCAGCATGGAAGGGCTCAAGTTCCTGGTGCTGCGACAGCTCGACGTCGATGACAGCGAGACCGGCGGCTACGTCGTGGCCGCCGACGCTGTCGGTGCCGGCGTCGGAGAGGTCGTGATGTATGCGACCGGCAGTTCCGCCCGGCAAACCGAGATGACGAACAACCGGCCGTGTGATGCCGTCGTCATGGCGATCGTCGACACGTGGGAGGTCGGCGGCGACGAGAAGTACCACAAGTGATCACCGAAGCTGAGATTCAGGAGATCATCGACCGGGTCCGTAGGAAGCTCGGCGACGCCGGCGAACAGGTCGGGTCGGGGCTTCGCGGCGCGGCCGAACTCGAGGCGATCTCCGCAGTCGAGCTCGGTGACGGGATTCATGCCACCGTGGACGAGGCGGTCGCCGCGGCGAAGTGTGCGTACAACACGTTTCGCGGTGCAGGTCTCGAAGCACGCAAGACGATCATCGCTGCCGTGCGGGCCTCGATGCTCCGGCACGGCGAGCAACTGGCGGAGATGGCCCATGCCGAGACGGGACTTGGCAGGGTCGAGGACAAGATCGTCAAGAATCGTGTCGTCACCGTGAAGGCGCCCGGTCCGGAGGACCTCGAGTTGGAGGCGACGACCGGCGACCTGGGCATGATGGTGACCGAGTTCGCTCCCTTCGGGGTCATCGGGTCCATCACTCCCACGACGAACCCGACCTCGACGATCATCAACAACACGATCGCCGTGGTTTCTGCAGGGAACGCGCTGGTGTTCAATGTGCACCCGAGCGCGAAGCGGGTCTCGGCCGAGAACGTCAGGATGATCAACCGGGCGATCGTCGCAGCCGGAGGTCCACCGGACCTCGTCACCGCCATCCCCAATCCGACGATCGCCTCCGCGCATGAGCTCATGGTCCATCCCGACGTCCCGGTGTTGCTCGTCACCGGCGGGGGAGGCGTCGTCAAGGAGGCGATGCGGACCAATAAGAGGGTCGTTGCCGCGGGCCCGGGAAACC includes:
- a CDS encoding EutN/CcmL family microcompartment protein, coding for MFLARVAGTLVATRKEPSMEGLKFLVLRQLDVDDSETGGYVVAADAVGAGVGEVVMYATGSSARQTEMTNNRPCDAVVMAIVDTWEVGGDEKYHK
- the metG gene encoding methionine--tRNA ligase, with translation MSDSRHILVAVAWPYASGSRHLGHLAGAYLPADIFARYHRLAGNQVLMVSGSDVHGTPITVRADQEGVEPSVIVDRYHQEFLSNWESLGISWDLYTTTGTDNHREVTWDVFRRLHEHGYIVAKSTPQFYDAEADRFLPDRYVEGTCPFCGYTGARGDQCDDCGRQLDPEDLIDPRSRFSGTTPVMRETEHYFLRLSAFEERLLAWLESRQGWRKHVQNMAIGFTKDGLHDRAITRDMTWGIPLPPEFSDLGEGKRIYVWFEAVIGYLSAAKEWARQTDDPQAWRAWWEDPEAESYYFIGKDNIVFHAVIWPCQLMGYEGLNLPTDVPANQYVTFKGEKGSASRGIGRSITWYTDRLEPDALRYAVAASLPEQNDTDLSDAEIVRRINEELVATWGNLVNRVLNLTAHRFDGMIPMPGTLTAEDRELLDTIDRTLTDEADLIEHVELRSGLRTAMQGAQVVNVYLNAQEPWKVIKQDRERAATVLWAALSAIAGLSVGFLPYLPFTSARLHDILGLKAAQGGLRRPDVPGGTRLGDIGPLFTKLDDTAL
- the rpiB gene encoding ribose 5-phosphate isomerase B codes for the protein MPSEQEVRELVRAAVEALTEPAPSPVTSSTEIASGPVAIAVGSDHGGFPLKEKIAFSLRERGYDVHDCGTGGNEPVDYPEFAHAVARLVADGTCRWGIIVDGAGIGSCIVANKVPGIRAALCYDLSSARNSREHNHANVLTLGAGLIGTNLAMQIVDEWLATEWGPGRHERRVGLITEIDRRYRA
- the deoC gene encoding deoxyribose-phosphate aldolase, coding for MTNEELIEAITREILAGLHPDEELCDGACASHSPNKVREVVANGANRVSYHGSGADVPRDLAKYIDHTLLKPDATADDIDRLCAEAVEYGFAAVCVNPFWVRRCKTNLRGTDVKVASVVGFPLGSTPAEIKAFEARRVIRDGASEIDMVINIGALRSGDYDLVRDDIAKVSDACHESGALNKVIIEAALLTDEEKVIASSLAREAKADYVKTSTGFASSGATVHDVLLLRETVGPKMGVKAAGGIHTAEDVRDMVAAGATRIGASAGVQIVTGG
- a CDS encoding aldehyde dehydrogenase family protein yields the protein MITEAEIQEIIDRVRRKLGDAGEQVGSGLRGAAELEAISAVELGDGIHATVDEAVAAAKCAYNTFRGAGLEARKTIIAAVRASMLRHGEQLAEMAHAETGLGRVEDKIVKNRVVTVKAPGPEDLELEATTGDLGMMVTEFAPFGVIGSITPTTNPTSTIINNTIAVVSAGNALVFNVHPSAKRVSAENVRMINRAIVAAGGPPDLVTAIPNPTIASAHELMVHPDVPVLLVTGGGGVVKEAMRTNKRVVAAGPGNPPSVVDQTADLDKAARDIILGGSFDNNIVCVDEKTVIAVDTIADSLVRRMSHHGAYVLKEHELRRIERVIFSEMGPPSKPGVINKEWIGKNVGEILAEIGVQVGSDVRLAVAEVPVEHNLVWTEQMLPVVPVVRVSDVDRAIDLAVRSEHGFRHTASIHSTNVDTITRMARAMNCSIFVANGPHYAGLGEGGEGFTSFSIASPTGDGLTRPRTFSRERRITVVGSLRIV
- a CDS encoding helix-turn-helix domain-containing protein, producing MDPAFVWQRPSPPPPPRGWITLEQASDLAGVPATTIRNWARKRKVSTKMDGDVRLVLRDDVIERAHHLGHPHSRAKQVPPAQASPPTPPEPPVPEGSMLVPVDEWRRILNQLGNLHEAGQQLADARERAAKAETEAQFLKERVRELRGRLEDAAKPPPAPPQPAPRPEPVPSADPVPETRDPGPFWLYIVRRWGTRKR
- a CDS encoding BMC domain-containing protein, with protein sequence MAEALGMIEARGFAAMVEAADAMVKAAKVELVSYEKTGGGYVTAVVRGDVAAVKAAIEAGVRNAEKVGEVIATHVIARPHTNVDLVLPLGRTEEAQAETS
- a CDS encoding DMT family transporter, producing the protein MNRKIWIAMLLAAFGWGTGGVATRSVLLHGVDPFTLISIRYLLSAFLLAGWLLWRRSLTANRGAWLAGLAIGIVNMSGPTVFFTLSLQHISAGLGGLLVTLVPIATAVWAHFLLADEPFSAKKLGGLVVAFAGVAVLIATGESGITGGNPLLGVAWSGLGIFLASLGGVLSRTYTQRYSVAELAGPQFVVAAGASLLVAEILGTTSIGAIGAVSWGLLGYLATIGTVVPFVGFLWVVQRTTATHASLIGYLVPLVSLVTGAVFLSERLTVVIGLAAVLILVGVVMVDRTDTPRPVVP